The nucleotide window CTCCGGATTGGAAGACCCGCGCGGCCCGTAGAGCCCCCGCTCTACCGGGTAGAGCCGGGACGCCGCCAGCCCCGGCCCCGGCGCAGCGTCCAGCCCCACAAATCCATCCACGACAAACACTTGGAGAGACAGGCGCCCGTGCACGGCGCTTGCTTTTCCCCGGGCCGACAGACGGTTCACCCCCACCCCCGGAGTCTGGAGCACCCGATGTCCTCCTCGAAGATGAGCGAGAAGCTGCTCGAGCAGGTCGTGCATCGCGCGGGCACCGACCGCGCGTTCCGCCAGCAGCTCCTCGCCGACCCCGCCGGCGCCATCCACGGCGCGTACGGCGTGGCGCTCCCCGCCGGCTTCCGCATCAGGTTCGTGGAGAAGGACCCCGCGTTCGACGTGGTGGTCGTGCTCCCCGAGCTGTGCGGCGGCGACGACGAGCTGTCGGACGACGACCTGGAGAAGGTCGCCGGCGGCACCCTGCAGTACTGGAACGACGACGCGCCGCCCCCGCCGTCCGATCCGCCTCCCCCGCCTCCCCCCTGAGGGCGAGCCATGACGCAGACGACCCTCGTCGCCGCGCCGCCGGTCGAGCTGAAGCTGGAGCTGAAGCCCGCCGCGGCCCGGATCCTCGACGCCGAGATGGAGCTCACCGACGACGAGCTGGAAGCCGTCGTCGGCGGGCTGGCCCGGGTGCACTTCCCCGCGGCCGCCTTCGACACGGTCGCCGCCGGCTGAGCCGGCGGCGCCCGCCGCACCCCCCGCACCGCGACCCGCGCCGGAGAGAGACGACGATGCCGCAGCAGACCTTCCGCTCGGCGGCCCGCCTGGGGGCCGCGCTGGCCGCGCTGGCGCTCTTCGGCGCGCCGCGCGCCGCGGCCGCGCAGGACGGCGGCGGCCTCACCCTGGACCGGGTGGTGAGCCGCGCGATGGAGGGGAGCCCCCAGATCCTGGCGGTGGTGGCCCGCGCGGACGCCGTCCGCGCGCGGGCGCTGGCCGCCGCGGGGCGCTTCGACCTGCGGCTGGGCGCCAGCGTGAGCGGCACGCAGCAGAGCGCCTTCGAAGCCGGCCAGGCCGGGCTGCAGGCCGCCACCACCCACACCGCCGCCTACGAGCTGAACGCCACCCGCCAGTTCCGCTCCGGGATCGTCGTGCAGCCGCGGGTGACGGTCAGCCGCACCGCCCGCGAGGGCGCGGCGGCGGCCGACGCCGGCTCCAGCGTGAGCCTGAGCGTGGCCGTCCCGCTCCTGCGCGACCGCTTCGGCCGCGCCAGCACCGCCGGCGAGCGCGCGGCGCGGCTGCGCGCCGACGCCGTCCGCCTGGACGTGCGCTACGCCACCGACGTGGGCGTGAACCAGGCGGTGGGCGCCTACTGGGACTACGTGGCCGCGCACGCGCGGCTGGAGGTGTACGCCCAGGCCGAGGAGCGCGCCCGGCGCCGCCTGGAGGAGACCCGCGCGCTGGTGGCGGGCGACGAGCGCCCCGCCGCCGACCTCACCCCCCTCGACGCCGCCCTCGCCCGGGCCGGCCAGCAGCGCATCGCCGCCGAGCAGGCCGTCGAGGAGGCCCGCGCCAACCTGGGGCTGGCGATGGGGCTGGAGCTGGCCGAGACGGCCGCGCTCCCCGCCCCCGGCACCCCCTTTCCCGCGGCCGCCGCCTGGAGCCCCGGCGCGGCCGACGCCGAGCGGCTGGCGCGGCTGGCGCTGGAGCGCCGCGGCGACTACGTGGCCACCCGCATGGAGCTCTCCTCCGACGAGGTCCTGCTGGCCGGCGCCCGCGAGGAGCTCAAGCCCCGGCTGGACCTGCAGCTCTCGATGGGGTACGCCGGGCGGCGGCTGGGCAGCGGCTACGGCGGGCTGGTGGAGCCGCTCTACCGCGACGTCCCCGGCCTGAACGCCTCGGTCCGGGTCGACTGGCAGCTCCCCGTCGCCCGCACCGAGGCCCGCGGGCTCGCGGCCCAGGCCGAGGCCCAGCGCGCCGAGAAGGCGGCCGACGTGGCCGACCGGGCCCGCCACATCACCGCGAGCGTGGCCCTGCTGGTCCAGTCGCTCTCCCGCGGCGCCGCCGCGGTGGAGCACGCCGAGCGCGCCGTGGCGCTCTACCGCACCACGGTCGAGAACGAGCAGCAGAAGAACCGCCTGGGCGCCGCCACCCTGTTCGACGTCATCTACGCCGAGGACAACCTGACCGGCGCCCTGCTGAGCGAGGTGGCCGGCCGGCTGGCCTACGCCAAGGCGCTGGCCCAGCTGCGCGTGGAGACCGGCACCCTGGCCGAGGACACCGCCGACGGCCCGGCGGTCGACCCCGCGCGGCTGCTGAGCAGACCGTAAAGCCGCCGCGCCCGGCCGCCACCGCCCGGGCGCCCCCGAGCCACCACGAGCCCCGACAACCGCCTCCGCAACATGGAAAACCGAGTCTTCCGCAAGGTGTCGCTGGACCGGCTCTCCTCGCCCGAGCAGCTCGACCAAGTGATGCAGGTGACCAACCCCCGCGGCTGGCTGGCGCTGGCCGGCCTGGGCGCGCTGCTGGTGATGGCGATCATGTGGGGCGTCTTCGGCTCCCTCTCCGAGAAGGTGGCCGGCGGCGGGATCCTGCTCAAGAGCGGCGGCGTCTTCGAGGTGGTCTCGCCCGCCGAGGGGCGCGTCACCGACGTCTCCGTGAGCGTGGGCGACAGCGTGACCGAGGGGCAGGTGGTGGCGTGGATCGCCCAGCCCGAGCACTCGGCCCGCCTGCAGGAGGCCAAGGCCCGGCTGGCGGCGCTGCGCGCCGAGTACCAGCGCACCCTGTCCTTCAGCGGCAACGACGCCCAGCTGCAGGCCCAGAGCGTGGGCGAGCAGCGCCGCAACCTGCAGCAGTCGATCGCCGCCGAGGAGCAGACGCTGCGCTGGCTCACCGAGCGGGTGCAGAGCCAGGAGAAGCTGGTGGAGCAGGGGCTCGTCACCCGCGGCGCCCTGCTGCAGACCCGCCAGCAGCTGGAGCAGTCGCAGGAGAAGATCCGCTCCGGGCGCAGCCAGCTGGCGCAGCTCGACGTGCAGAAGCTCTCCTCCGACAACGACCGCTCCCGCCAGCTCGCCGCCCACCGCCGCGAGATCCAGCTGGCCGAGCTGGAGCTGGCGCAGCTGGAGCGCGACCTCCGCCGCGCCTCGCAGGTGGTCTCGCCCTACACCGGGCGCATCCTGGAGTTGATGACCGAGCAGGGGAAGATGGTGGGGCGCGGCGAGCCCGTCCTGAACCTGGACCTCACCGGCAGCTCGGTGAAGAACCTGATGGCGGTGATCTACGTCCCCTCGATGCACGGCAAGAAGGTGAAGCCGGGGATGGAGATCCAGATCGCCCCCTCCACGGTGCGGCAGGAGGAGTTCGGGATGATGCTGGGGAAGGTGACCTTCGTCTCCAACTTCCCCGCCACCCCGCGCGGCATGGCCATGACGCTCAAGAACGACCAGCTGGTGCAGGGCCTCTCCGGCAACGGCGCCCCCTACGAGGTGCACGCCGACCTGATCGTGGACCCCGCCACCGTGAGCCGCTACCGCTGGTCGTCCTCCGGCGGCCCCCCGGTCGAGATCCAGAGCGGCACCCTGGCCAGCGGCCAGGTCACCGTCGACCGCCAGCGCCCCCTGGCCGCGGTGCTCCCGCTGCTGCGCCGCTGGTCGGGGATGTAAGCCGGACCGCCGGACCCGAGCCGGACCAGAGACCGATCGCGGCGGGGGCGCCGATGGCGGCGCCCCCGCCCCACCCGAACCGCACCACGCTGACCGATGCCACTGGCGAGCATCACGCGCCGTCACTGGGGGAGGCTGAAGCTTCCGCCCTGGCTCCGCCCGGCGCCCCCCGAGGCGGCCGCAGCCCCCGCGAAGTGGGTGCGCACCCCCACCATCCTGCAGATGGAGGCGGTGGAGTGCGGCGCCGCCTCGCTGGCCATGATCCTGGCCCACCACGGGCGCTACGTGCCGCTCGAGGAGCTGCGCGTGGCGTGCGGCGTCTCGCGCGACGGGAGCAAGGCCAGCAACCTGCTCAAGGCCGCGCGCGGCCTGGGGCTCGTGGCCAAGGGGTTCAAGAAGGAGCCCAACCAGCTCCGCCCTCTCCCCATGCCGGCCATCGTGCACTGGAACTTCAACCACTTCCTGGTGCTCGACGGGTTCCACAAGGGGCAGGTGCGCATCAACGACCCCGCCCAGGGGCCGCGCGTGATCTCGGAGGAGGAGTTCGACCAGTCGTTCACCGGCGTGGTGATGACCTTCGAGAAGGGCGAGGACTTCCAGGCGGGCGGCCGCCGGAGGGGGCTCCTGGGCACGCTGGCCCCGCGGCTCAGGGGCTCGCGGCTGGCGCTGCTCTTCGTGATCCTGGCCGGGCTGTCGCTGGTGGTCCCCGGGCTCGTGGTCCCCACCTTCTCGCGCGTCTTCGTCGACAGCGTGCTGGTGAAGGGGCTCACGGCGTGGCTGCGCCCCCTCCTGATCCTGATGGCGCTCACCGGCGTGGTGCAGGCGGTGCTCACCTTCCTGCAGCAGCGCTACCTGCTCCGGCTGGAGACCAAGGTGGCGCTCTCCACCTCGGCCACCTTCTTCTGGCACGTGCTGAGGCTGCCCATCACCTTCTTCAACCAGCGCTTCGCCGGCGAGATCGGCGGCCGCGTGGCGATCAACGACAAGGTGGCGCGCCTGCTCTCGGGCGAGCTGGCCACCACGGTGCTGAACTTCGTCGTGATCGCCTTCTACGCCCTGATGATGGTGCAGTACGACGTGTGGCTGACGCTGCTGTCGGTGACGATCGTGGCGCTCAACATGGTGGTGCTCAAGGTGATGTCGCGCCGCCGGGTGGACCTCACCCAGCGGATGCTGCAGGACGGCGGGAAGATGATGGGCACCGCCATGGGCGGGCTGCAGACGATCGAGAGCCTCAAGGCCACCGGGAGCGAGTCGGACTTCTTCGCCCGCTGGAGCGGCTACCAGGCCAAGGTGATCAACGCCGGCCAGCAGATCTCGCTCACCAGCCAGGTGCTGGCGCAGGTCCCCCAGTTCCTCCTCTCGCTCAACACCGCGCTGCTCCTGGGCTTCGGGGGCTCGAGGGTGATGGACGGCCACCTGAGCATGGGGATGCTGATGGCGTTCCAGGCGCTCATGCTGGCGTTCGTGAACCCGGTCAACCGGCTGGTGAGCCTGGGCGGCACCCTGCAGGAGGTCAAGGGCGACATGGACCGCCTGGACGACGTGCTGCTGGCCCGCCCCGACCGGCGCGCCGTGGCGGCGGCCGACGAGGGCGAGCTGGCGGAGGACGGCCCCCCGGTGAAGCTCTCCGGCTTCCTGGAGCTCAAGCACGTCACCTTCGGCTACTCGCCGCTGGACCCGCCGCTGATCGAGAACTTCAACCTGACGCTCAGGCCCGGCAGCCGCGTGGCGTTGGTGGGGGGCTCGGGGTGCGGCAAGAGCACCGTCAGCAAGCTGGTGTCGGGGCTCTACGAGCCGTGGTCGGGCGAGATCCTCTTCGACGGGAAGAGCCGCGACGAGATCCCGCGCGGCGTGCTGGCCAACTCGCTGGCCATCGTCGACCAGGAGATCTTCATGTTCGAGGGGACGATCCGCGACAACGTGACGCTCTGGGACGCCACCGTCCCCGAGGCCGAGCTGCTGCAGGCCGCCCGCGACGCCTGCATCCACGACGAGGTCGCCTCGCGCCCCGGCGGCTACGCGAGCCCGGTGGAGGAGGGGGGCACCAACTTCAGCGGCGGGCAGCGCCAGCGCCTCGAGATCGCCCGGGCGCTGGCGGGCAACCCCACCATGCTGGTGCTCGACGAGGCCACCAGCGCGCTGGACCCGGCCACCGAGAAGACGATCGACGACAACCTGCGCCGCCGCGGCTGCACCTGCCTGATCGTGGCGCACCGGCTCTCCACCATCCGCGACTGCGACGAGATCATCGTGCTGCACCAGGGCAAGATCGTGCAGCGCGGCACGCACGAGCAGCTCGCCGCCCAGCCCGGCTACTACAGCCGGCTGATCGCCTCCGAGTGATGACGCACCCGACCTCCCCGACCGCAGGTCCCGACGTGAGCGCGACCACCCCTCCCGACTTCCTGGCCGCGGGCGCCGCCGAGTTCGAGGCCGGCAGCGACCGCCCCTTCCTCCTGGCCGGCGCCAGCGCCTGGCTGGTCACGGCCGGCCGCGTCGACGTCTTCGCCGTGCCGCTCGCGGGCGGCCTTCCGGCGGGAAGCCGCACCCACCTCTTCCGCGCCGGGGCGGGGCAGCTCGTCTTCGGCACCGGCGCGGGCGAGGGCGCCGCCGTGGGGCTCCTGGCGGTGGGCTCGCCCGGCACCCGGGTGGCGCCGGTGGAGCGGCGCGTGCTGCGCGCCGCCGCCATGGACCCGGCGCGCTCCGGGGCGCTGGCCGGCCTCCTCGACGAGTGGGTGGACCTGCTCTGCGCCGCCGTGGGGCGCGGCGTGGCCCCCGACGGGTGCGCCGAGGTGAGCCCCGAGGCGCCCGACCTCCCGCAGGGCGTGCGCTACGTGCGCCCGGGGCGCCGGGTGGCGTGGGTGCGCCACCTGGACGGCGCCTCCTTCCTGCTGGGGCGCGAGGGGCTCAAGCTGAACGGCGACTTCACCCCGCTGGCGAAGAGCGCCTGGATGGAGGTGCAGGGGAGCTGCCGCCTGGACCTGCAGGAGACCGCGGCCGTGCTGGGGCGCGGCGACGCCTGGGAGGGGCTGGAGCGGCTGCACGCCCTGGTGCTGGAGTGCGTGGCCCGCATGGCCGCCGAGGCCGCCCGGGCCGAGCGCGAGCGGCTGCGCGAGAAGGCCGCCGCCGGGCGCGGCGCCTTCCAGGGCGCCGTGGGGCGGCTGGCCACCACGCTCGAGGCCGGCGCCCCCGCGCGGATGCGGCTCAGAGCCGCGGCCGCCGGCGGCGCGTCCGACGACCCGCTCCTCTGCGCCGCCCGCCTGGTGGGCGCGGCGCTGGGGGTGGCGGTGCACCCCTACCCGCGCGAGAAGGGCGCCCCCGCCCCGCGCGACCCGCTGGGGGCGCTGGCCCGCGCCTCGCGCACCCGCACCCGCCAGGTGGTGCTGCGCGAGGGGTGGTGGAGGGAGGACGGCGGCCCGCTCCTGGCCTACCTGGCCGAGGACGGCCGCCCGGTGGCGCTCCTCCCCGCGCGGGGGACGCGCTACACCCTGCACGACCCGCGGGAGCGCGGCGAGGCGGCCCTGGTCGACGCCGCCCTGGCCGACCGGGTGAAGCCGATCGCCTTCACCTTCTACCGCCCCTTCTCCGACCAGGCGCTCGGGCTGAAGGACGTGGTGCGCTTCGGGCTGCAGGGGTGCGGGCGCGACCTGGGGATGGTGCTGGGCTTGAGCGTGGCCGCCGCGCTCCTGTCGCTGGTGACCCCGATGGCCACGGGGAAGATCTTCAACGACATCATCCCCGGCGCCGAGCGGGGGCAGCTGGGGCAGCTCACCGCCGCGCTGGTGGTGATCGCGCTGGCCACCATGCTCTTCCGGCTGGGCGCCGGGGTGGCGCTGGTGCGCATCGAGGGCCGCATGGGCTCGGCCACCCAGGCCGCGGTGTGGGACCGGGTGCTGGGGCTGCCGATGCCGTTCTTCCGCCCCTACTCGGCCGGCAACCTGGCCAGCCGCGCCATGGGGATCGACGCCATCCGCCAGCACCTCTCCGGCGCCACCATCCAGGCGCTCCTGGGCGGGCTCTTCTCGGTGGTGCACTTCGGGCTGCTCTACCACTACTCGCCGCGGCTGGCGCTGTGGGGGACGGGGCTGATCGCGCTCTCCATCGCCGTCACGGCGGGCGCCAGCCGGCTGCAGATGAAGAGCGAGAACCAGATCGCCGCGCTGCGCACGAAGCTCTCGGGCTCGGTGCTGCAGTTCCTCTCCTCCATCGCCAAGCTGCGCACCGCCGCGGCCGAGGGGGAGGCGTTCTCGATCTGGGCGAAAGGCTTCAGCGAGCAGCGCCAGCTGCAGTTCCGCGCCCGCTCCATCGGCAACCTGGTGGCCTCGTTCAACGCCGGCTACCCGGTGGTCACCACGCTGGTGCTGTACGCGGTGGCGCTGCCGCTCATGAGCGGCGACCACCCGCTGCGCACCGGCGACTTCATGGCCTTCATGACCTCGTTCGCCACCTGCCTGGGAGGGATGCTGGGCGCCTCGGCGGCGCTCCTGGGGGCCATGGCGGTGGTGCCGATGTACGAGCAGGCGCGCCCGATCCTGGAGACGCTCCCCGAGGTCGACACCGCCAAGGCCGACCCGGGCGCGCTCTCGGGCGGCATCGACATCGAGCGGGTGGTGTTCCGCTACAACCCCGACGGCCCCCCGATCCTGCGCGACCTCACCATGCGCATCAGGCCGGGCGAGTTCGTGGCCTTCGTGGGCCCCTCGGGGTCGGGGAAGAGCACGCTGCTCCGCCTCCTGCTGGGCTTCGAGGCGCCCGAGTCGGGCGCGGTCTACTACGACGGGCGCGAGCTGGCCGGCCTCGACGCGCAGGCGGTGCGCCGCCAGATCGGGGTGGTGCTGCAGAACGGGCGGCTGATGTCGGGCGACATCTTCACCAACATCGCCGGCAGCTCCCCCGCCACGCAGGAAGACGCCTGGGAGGCGGCGCGCATGGCCGGCTTCGACGAGGACATCAAGGCCATGCCGATGGGGATGCACACCGTGGTCAGCGAGGGCGGCGGCACCCTCTCGGGCGGCCAGCGCCAGCGGCTGATGATCGCGCGCGCCATCGTGCAGCGCCCGCGCATCCTCTTCTTCGACGAGGCCACCAGCGCGCTCGACAACCGCACCCAGGCGATCGTCACCCAGAGCCTGGACCGCCTGAACGCCACCCGCGTGGTGATCGCGCACCGCCTCAGCACCATCCTGAACGCCGACCGCATCTACGTGATCGAGGCCGGCCGCATCGTGCAGGCCGGCACCTACCACGAGCTGATCCGCCAG belongs to Longimicrobium sp. and includes:
- a CDS encoding NHLP leader peptide family RiPP precursor, producing the protein MSSSKMSEKLLEQVVHRAGTDRAFRQQLLADPAGAIHGAYGVALPAGFRIRFVEKDPAFDVVVVLPELCGGDDELSDDDLEKVAGGTLQYWNDDAPPPPSDPPPPPPP
- a CDS encoding NHLP bacteriocin system secretion protein encodes the protein MENRVFRKVSLDRLSSPEQLDQVMQVTNPRGWLALAGLGALLVMAIMWGVFGSLSEKVAGGGILLKSGGVFEVVSPAEGRVTDVSVSVGDSVTEGQVVAWIAQPEHSARLQEAKARLAALRAEYQRTLSFSGNDAQLQAQSVGEQRRNLQQSIAAEEQTLRWLTERVQSQEKLVEQGLVTRGALLQTRQQLEQSQEKIRSGRSQLAQLDVQKLSSDNDRSRQLAAHRREIQLAELELAQLERDLRRASQVVSPYTGRILELMTEQGKMVGRGEPVLNLDLTGSSVKNLMAVIYVPSMHGKKVKPGMEIQIAPSTVRQEEFGMMLGKVTFVSNFPATPRGMAMTLKNDQLVQGLSGNGAPYEVHADLIVDPATVSRYRWSSSGGPPVEIQSGTLASGQVTVDRQRPLAAVLPLLRRWSGM
- a CDS encoding NHLP bacteriocin export ABC transporter permease/ATPase subunit, whose product is MSATTPPDFLAAGAAEFEAGSDRPFLLAGASAWLVTAGRVDVFAVPLAGGLPAGSRTHLFRAGAGQLVFGTGAGEGAAVGLLAVGSPGTRVAPVERRVLRAAAMDPARSGALAGLLDEWVDLLCAAVGRGVAPDGCAEVSPEAPDLPQGVRYVRPGRRVAWVRHLDGASFLLGREGLKLNGDFTPLAKSAWMEVQGSCRLDLQETAAVLGRGDAWEGLERLHALVLECVARMAAEAARAERERLREKAAAGRGAFQGAVGRLATTLEAGAPARMRLRAAAAGGASDDPLLCAARLVGAALGVAVHPYPREKGAPAPRDPLGALARASRTRTRQVVLREGWWREDGGPLLAYLAEDGRPVALLPARGTRYTLHDPRERGEAALVDAALADRVKPIAFTFYRPFSDQALGLKDVVRFGLQGCGRDLGMVLGLSVAAALLSLVTPMATGKIFNDIIPGAERGQLGQLTAALVVIALATMLFRLGAGVALVRIEGRMGSATQAAVWDRVLGLPMPFFRPYSAGNLASRAMGIDAIRQHLSGATIQALLGGLFSVVHFGLLYHYSPRLALWGTGLIALSIAVTAGASRLQMKSENQIAALRTKLSGSVLQFLSSIAKLRTAAAEGEAFSIWAKGFSEQRQLQFRARSIGNLVASFNAGYPVVTTLVLYAVALPLMSGDHPLRTGDFMAFMTSFATCLGGMLGASAALLGAMAVVPMYEQARPILETLPEVDTAKADPGALSGGIDIERVVFRYNPDGPPILRDLTMRIRPGEFVAFVGPSGSGKSTLLRLLLGFEAPESGAVYYDGRELAGLDAQAVRRQIGVVLQNGRLMSGDIFTNIAGSSPATQEDAWEAARMAGFDEDIKAMPMGMHTVVSEGGGTLSGGQRQRLMIARAIVQRPRILFFDEATSALDNRTQAIVTQSLDRLNATRVVIAHRLSTILNADRIYVIEAGRIVQAGTYHELIRQDGLFAELAKRQLA
- a CDS encoding TolC family protein; protein product: MPQQTFRSAARLGAALAALALFGAPRAAAAQDGGGLTLDRVVSRAMEGSPQILAVVARADAVRARALAAAGRFDLRLGASVSGTQQSAFEAGQAGLQAATTHTAAYELNATRQFRSGIVVQPRVTVSRTAREGAAAADAGSSVSLSVAVPLLRDRFGRASTAGERAARLRADAVRLDVRYATDVGVNQAVGAYWDYVAAHARLEVYAQAEERARRRLEETRALVAGDERPAADLTPLDAALARAGQQRIAAEQAVEEARANLGLAMGLELAETAALPAPGTPFPAAAAWSPGAADAERLARLALERRGDYVATRMELSSDEVLLAGAREELKPRLDLQLSMGYAGRRLGSGYGGLVEPLYRDVPGLNASVRVDWQLPVARTEARGLAAQAEAQRAEKAADVADRARHITASVALLVQSLSRGAAAVEHAERAVALYRTTVENEQQKNRLGAATLFDVIYAEDNLTGALLSEVAGRLAYAKALAQLRVETGTLAEDTADGPAVDPARLLSRP
- a CDS encoding NHLP family bacteriocin export ABC transporter peptidase/permease/ATPase subunit, whose protein sequence is MPLASITRRHWGRLKLPPWLRPAPPEAAAAPAKWVRTPTILQMEAVECGAASLAMILAHHGRYVPLEELRVACGVSRDGSKASNLLKAARGLGLVAKGFKKEPNQLRPLPMPAIVHWNFNHFLVLDGFHKGQVRINDPAQGPRVISEEEFDQSFTGVVMTFEKGEDFQAGGRRRGLLGTLAPRLRGSRLALLFVILAGLSLVVPGLVVPTFSRVFVDSVLVKGLTAWLRPLLILMALTGVVQAVLTFLQQRYLLRLETKVALSTSATFFWHVLRLPITFFNQRFAGEIGGRVAINDKVARLLSGELATTVLNFVVIAFYALMMVQYDVWLTLLSVTIVALNMVVLKVMSRRRVDLTQRMLQDGGKMMGTAMGGLQTIESLKATGSESDFFARWSGYQAKVINAGQQISLTSQVLAQVPQFLLSLNTALLLGFGGSRVMDGHLSMGMLMAFQALMLAFVNPVNRLVSLGGTLQEVKGDMDRLDDVLLARPDRRAVAAADEGELAEDGPPVKLSGFLELKHVTFGYSPLDPPLIENFNLTLRPGSRVALVGGSGCGKSTVSKLVSGLYEPWSGEILFDGKSRDEIPRGVLANSLAIVDQEIFMFEGTIRDNVTLWDATVPEAELLQAARDACIHDEVASRPGGYASPVEEGGTNFSGGQRQRLEIARALAGNPTMLVLDEATSALDPATEKTIDDNLRRRGCTCLIVAHRLSTIRDCDEIIVLHQGKIVQRGTHEQLAAQPGYYSRLIASE